A region of Salvia splendens isolate huo1 chromosome 17, SspV2, whole genome shotgun sequence DNA encodes the following proteins:
- the LOC121773248 gene encoding nudix hydrolase 15, mitochondrial-like → MQQAHMLPLLRRTSSLLPSIFSSLTPHSSPALPLSLSKLIIMEIPNSGLSGRLVVLAQQLRLYKPPPTTSDDDEEEEQRMEESAEKVVAKVGFPESATSAAQVRTAERFSPKRAAVLICLFEGDGGELRVILTKRSSQLSTHSGEVSLPGGKAEEKDANDAETATREAKEEIGLDPSLVNVVTCLEPFLSKHLLRVIPVIGILSNKKDFNPSPNAAEVEAVFDAPLEMFLKDENRRCEERVWMGDKYLIHYFDYEIDDKKYVIWGLTAGILIRAASIVYQKPPAFTEQNPKFKVPSGVLKDTTLP, encoded by the exons ATGCAGCAAGCACACATGCTTCCACTCCTCAGAAGAACCTCCTCACTACTTCCCTCAATCTTCTCATCCCTAACCCCTCATTCCTCCCCTGCACtcccactttctctctctaaacttATCATCATGGAAATCCCCAATTCGGGGCTTTCCGGGAGACTCGTGGTTTTGGCCCAACAGCTGCGCCTCTACAAGCCGCCGCCGACGACATCGGATgatgacgaggaggaggagcagaGGATGGAGGAGAGCGCAGAGAAAGTCGTTGCGAAGGTGGGATTCCCGGAATCCGCAACTTCGGCGGCCCAAGTGCGGACTGCTGAGCGGTTCAGCCCGAAAAGGGCGGCGGTTCTGATCTGCCTCTTCGAAGGGGATGGTGGCGAGCTTAGGGTTATTCTCACTAAGCGATCGTCGCAGCTCTCTACTCATTCTG GTGAAGTGTCGTTGCCTGGAGGGAAAGCGGAGGAGAAGGACGCCAATGATGCTGAGACAGCAACGAGGGAAGCAAAAGAGGAGATAGGGCTGGATCCTTCACTTGTTAATGTGGTTACTTGCCTCGAACCGTTCTTATCGAAG CACCTCCTCAGGGTGATTCCTGTTATCGGCATACTTTCCAACAAGAAAGACTTTAATCCTTCCCCAAATGCCGCTGAAGTAGAAGCTGTTTTCGATGCTCCCTTGGAAATGTTCCTCAAG GATGAGAATAGAAGATGTGAAGAACGAGTGTGGATGGGCGACAAGTATCTGATCCACTATTTTGATTATGAAATAGACGACAAGAAGTATGTCATTTGGGGTTTAACTGCTGGAATTTTGATTAGGGCAGCTTCGATCGTGTATCAGAAGCCACCTGCTTTTACAGAGCAAAACCCCAAATTCAAAGTTCCAAGTGGTGTGCTGAAAGACACTACCTTGCCTTAA
- the LOC121775359 gene encoding transcription factor PCF5-like — protein sequence MDKTGEATFHHINKSHPSPTKRGRLVRATGRKDRHSKVSTVTGGTRDRRVRLSPKTAILFYDLQDRLGCDRPSKAIDWLMAQAKSAIDALAAAPPTSSAVQEEHSNEDQLFLELFGADCGGYAEREPLQSSYYTQFQGFGFSDQELTNFHAADEMAALSMSSSFLQHY from the coding sequence atggaCAAAACGGGAGAAGCAACATTTCATCATATCAACAAGAGCCATCCCTCGCCAACAAAGCGAGGCCGCCTCGTCCGAGCCACCGGCCGAAAGGACCGCCACAGCAAAGTCTCGACAGTGACGGGAGGCACCCGCGACCGCCGCGTGCGCCTCTCCCCCAAAACCGCCATTCTCTTCTACGACTTGCAGGACCGGCTCGGCTGCGACCGCCCCAGCAAGGCCATCGATTGGCTCATGGCGCAGGCCAAATCCGCCATCGATGCTCTCGCCGCCGCCcctcccacctcctccgccgtCCAAGAGGAGCACTCCAACGAAGATCAGCTCTTTCTTGAATTGTTCGGTGCAGATTGCGGCGGCTATGCCGAGAGGGAACCCCTTCAGTCCAGTTATTATACTCAGTTTCAAGGCTTCGGATTTTCCGACCAGGAGCTGACGAATTTCCACGCCGCCGATGAGATGGCGGCTTTGAGCATGTCTTCTTCGTTCTTGCAGCATTATTAA